The proteins below come from a single Triticum aestivum cultivar Chinese Spring chromosome 5D, IWGSC CS RefSeq v2.1, whole genome shotgun sequence genomic window:
- the LOC123119533 gene encoding octanoyltransferase LIP2p2, chloroplastic, whose protein sequence is MVPAAMGVSAPFCHGVLPFPAAARGSSARSRGGRLGLAEGCCTGPVAAAVTDAAPVTGAARLGRRRCELFDLHRQIVPYVDSWGWQKSIVERRKALVGIDTDTDEDHSDTLIALQHPPVYTLGNGNDEKFLNFNIEDSPIEIHRIDRAGQVTYHGPGQLVLYPIINLRYQTKDLVWYQRSLEELIIRALQSAFSIKASRIEGLTGVWVGEQKVAAIGIMCARWIVYHGLALNVTTDLTPFQHIVPCGIKSRGVGSIKQILQKASSGRELNDAELMDIAYESLIKEFAEFFQLSLEPSPDLHL, encoded by the exons ATGGTTCCTGCCGCCATGGGGGTCTCCGCCCCGTTCTGCCACGGCGTCCTGCCCTTCCCGGCCGCAGCCAGGGGCTCCTCGGCGCGCTCCCGaggggggcggctgggcctcgCCGAAGGCTGCTGCACCGGCCCTGTCGCCGCCGCGGTGACCGACGCGGCCCCAGTCACCGGTGCCGCCCGCCTCGGCAGGAGGAG GTGTGAGCTCTTTGATCTCCATCGGCAGATAGTTCCTTATGTTGATTCGTGGGGTTGGCAGAAATCCATTGTTGAGAGGAGGAAAGCGTTGGTAGGCATCGACACCGACACAGATGAAGATCACTCGGACACCTTAATCGCGCTGCAACATCCACCGGTTTATACATTGGGCAATGGCAACGATGAGAAGTTCCTCAATTTCAATATAGAAGATTCTCCTATTGAGATTCATCGTATTGATCGTGCTGGGCAGGTGACATATCATGGTCCTGGACAG CTTGTTCTGTACCCGATTATCAATTTGCGCTATCAGACGAAGGATCTTGTCTGGTACCAAAGGTCACTTGAAGAGTTGATCATTCGTGCCCTTCAGTCTGCATTCTCTATTAAGGCATCAAGAATAGAAGGCCTCACTGGTGTCTGGGTTG GTGAGCAGAAAGTTGCAGCTATTGGAATTATGTGCGCACGATGGATAGTATATCATGGTCTAGCGCTAAATGTCACAACTGACCTAACCCCCTTTCAACACATTGTTCCCTGTGGCATTAAGAGCCGCGGTGTTGGGAGCATCAAGCAGATATTACAAAAGGCTTCCAGCGGTAGAGAACTTAACGATGCAGAACTAATGGATATAGCTTATGAATCATTGATCAAAGAGTTTGCTGAGTTTTTCCAGCTCTCTCTGGAACCCAGCCCTGATTTGCATCTTTAG